The Hemicordylus capensis ecotype Gifberg chromosome 5, rHemCap1.1.pri, whole genome shotgun sequence nucleotide sequence cttgcactaTAGAAGAAAATGTTGCACATCCACTAGCAGAAGATGGCTCACTAGGTACTTGTGAAACGGCAAGCTACACTACTCCTTGAACAATCTCATATGTATCCTGCAGAaggttgctgctactgctgttctccttccactcttcctccacttTCAGTTGTACAACACTGCACAGCAGCACAAACTACGCGGAAGTACATATTTTCTCACCGTACGCTAGCACAAGGCTAGCCTGGATCCTAGTAGGTGAAACTTGTGATGCAAATCTCCCTCTGGATAGCAACCAGCACTCCAATAGATAGCAAGCCAAGGTCCACTTTGGGGAAAGTGCAGAGGtgtgggacttcctctttgtatTGGTTGCTAGCTGGCAGAGAAGGGTTAGGGTAGCAACACTGCTACCATATTGGATCCACGATATTTGAAGTAGTGTGAATTGGttaacaaaattattttaaagctgCTTTAAAAAGTATGTTGTTTATCATTCTCAAATGTAAAATAGTTTCACAaacgcacccccccccgccattctgATTTTCCATTCCAGACTTTGAGGGAGGGAAAACATGTTTTCCCCAGTGTTTAAATTTTTAGTTAGGAAGTAAGATCCTGTTGTGATTCCAGATCTAGAACCCCTCGAACTTGGATGAGGCAGATGAGACAGACTGGAAACAATCTGGGATCTGTATCTCAGGTGACCCCTTGCCACTGGGACCTTCCGCACCAGCACCCCTACCTTGACACAAGAACACAGCCCTGCCTTTGTTCTGTAACGTGGAAGAGTTCCCTGAGGACCTACCAGTTGTAATAGAGGCCCTGCAGTGTCACCACAGCCAGTGCCTGAGAAAATGGACACGACCTCTTTAAGAAACAGAACCTTTCAAAGGCAAGGGGCAGGGCCACTTCATCCTGCCTAGATGTTGCTGGAACAACTTCCTCATATTTTGCATTCTCCAGCCATTGTTGCTTTGCTTGGCTCTGGCTGAGGTTCTGGCTGTGGCCCTCAGAGCTGACCGAGGTCTGGTGCACTCATGGAGACCCTGGCTCAGCCTGGAATACATGCTGTGGTTTATTTAGTGCTTTAAACAACCCATACAATTACTTTGTGAAATTCTGATATATCTGACTgactgtctgcctgcctgcactgTTTTGTTCAGATATTCTTCTCTCTTGATCTGTAGGGAGGACTTTGGCTAAGGGTAATATAAGGGCAAGGAGGGATTAAAAGAACAAAAGGAAGAAATGGGGCAGAAAATAGAGATGTGATGTTGGTttagatctggatggggttacactccccctgaaagatcaggtatgtagcttgggagtacttctggacccgaACCtatccctgatatctcaggttgaggcagtggctaggagtgctttttatcagtttcagctgatatgccagcttcgTCCATTTCTGGacacaaatgaccttaaaacagtggtacatatgctggtaacatccaggcttggttactgcaatgcgctctacattgggctgcctttgtacgtagttcagaaactgcaactggtacagaaggcggcagccagattggtctccagtgccacctgtagagaccatattactgctATTTTAAAAGTACACTGCCTGCCAATTatttttcaggcaaaatacaaagtgttggttattacctataaagccctgaatggcatgggcccagggtatttaagagagcaccaccttcttcatgaaccctgccgcctataaGATAATTGGAGGaagtccggttgtggttgccaccaacttgcttggtggcaacccaaaacccaggccttctctagggttgccccaaggctctgcaACACACTCTCAAATTAAATCAAAATCTCTCCATCTCCACACCTGCTTCATCAAGCTTTtcgtttgttttaaaagttttatttatggtaattttaatctgttttatatgattcttaggttttaattgctgtttgtttaattctaaccaccccgagactttatatagggcggtatataaatgcattaaataaatataaataaatagataaacccCATGAATTTTTAGTGAGGAAACATTGCCAGTCATATTATAGATATTATTGTCTTTCTCTCTgtcaatacatttttaaaaaacacctgattATGTATTTTATACAGAACATCATCAAGAAGGTGATTGGGCAGAAGTTTGTTTACAAGTTTGTGTCATTCCCTGAGATTTTAAAGATGGATCCCCATGCTGTGGAAATTAGCAGGGAGAGCCTTTTGCTGCAGGACAGCGACTGCAAGATGCCTCTGGAGGGCAGAGAACAACACAAGCATAGCTTGTCGGCCCTGAAAAGCACAAGCCGCAATGAATATATCCATTCAGGGCTGTATTCCTCTTTCACCATCAACTCCCTGCAAAACCAGCCAGATACGCTCAAGCCAATCAAAACTGAGAAGCTTGAGGAGAAACTGGAAGGGACCACACCTCTGGAAGAAGTCCGAACTGTCATAAGATTTGTGACAAACAAAACAGACAAACAAGTCATGAGGCCCATTGTGTCGCTGCCATCAACATCagaggcagcagctgcttctgctttttTAACATCCTCCGTCTCTGCAAAAATATCATCTTTAATGTTGCCCAATGCAGCCAGCATCTCCTCAACTTCACCATCTTCCTCTCGGTCTCCATCTCTGTCTCCAAACTCCCCTCTCCCTTCGGAACACAGAAGCCTCTTTCTGGAGTCCAGTTGCCAGGACTCTGATTCTCTTGAGCCACTGAACCTCTCTTCAGGATCCAAGACAAaatctccttctcttcccccaaAGGCTAAGAAACCCAAAGGTTTAGAGATCTCAGCACCTCCCATGGTGCTCTCAAGTACTGATCTTGGCTCTATTGCCCTCAACAGCCCCGCACTCCCTTCAGGATCTCTGACTCCAGCTTTTTTCACTGCCCAGGTAAGACTTGGACACTTTTTCTAGAACCCTCCGAAGTCTCCCACAAGTTAGCTGTTCCTCTCTGAGGGTTGGGGGCTATGAAGGGTCCCAGGAAGTTTTTGCATCTCATTTCTTACTACATGCATATACCGTGAAGAGCGATTaatgaatatttaaaattaaTAGTAAATTGCACACTGATTTGTTCTGTTGGAAGAAATCACTGTGCAATTTACTGTTAATTCTGTATAATTTATTATCCAAGATGAGTCAGTCCTGGATGCGTGGCGGAACTCACATGCGTggcggaactcttgcgagagGTCTGCACACACCGGCAGCCAggagtttgggtgggtgggggaaagcagcgaGGCCAGACCGTGCTGGGTCGGGTGCAGAggaggcgggaggaggcggccggCTGGTGGGTGAAGCCTCACCGGCCTAAGGCGAAGCCGCGCTGGCGTGAGGAGGCGGCCAGCGGGCAGGCGaggaactaggggtgcagatgctccgTGCCCAGTCAGCTAGTTTTAAATATTCATGAATCGCTCTTCTACTAAAAGTCTGCGAAACAATGTGCAGTCATAAAATCAGCCAAAGTACTTACTACTAATTAAAACTAAACTAAGAATGCAATAAACAATTACTACAAATATAATGAGTAAGAACAGCAGTGATAATCACTAAAGCAGCAGTCAATAAAACTAGTAAAACTGATAATAAAGCTGAGCAGAGTCAACTGAAAGCCTTGGTGAATAAAACTAGCTTAATCTGGTGCCTATATGACAATAGTAGTGTGGTCATCTTACAGATTTGTTTGAGGATGGTGTTCAAAAGATGAGATagcactactgagaaggccccatCTCACTAATGCAGTGTTCTTACCCCCAAGGCACTTTTAGAACTCCCACACCTAACGCAGAATGGATTAATTACAGTTGTCAAAGGGCTTGTAAGGGATAATGGGAAATACAGCTGGGGCAGCCATTAGTGGGGATCGTTAGATCTTGCTTCACAATATTTTGAATGGGATCCCGAAAGACTATGAAATAAATACAAGGAGTTCTCGGATCAGATCGTAGTGATATACACTGTAGGTTGCTTGGCTGACTTTTCTAGTACCACATGCTGTAGCCATTCAAAAGGTGGCCTGTTCATAAGCTTTCAAAGAAGATGTTGAACAAACAAGATCTAAGGACTCTTAAGCCTGTTCCAATTTCAAAGGCTTTGAAGGTTTATAATACATTTCCTAAACAGTTCTGTCTGTGGATACCTCCTGAATACTCATTATATACAGTAGACTCTACATAGAACTGTACTGTTTAGGGTGTAATGAGAGGTCATTTGAGTTACTAAAGAAATCCAGTGATTAGACCTATAGTTCAAGAGTACAGTAACCAGCGACATTTTATTGAATCATAGTGTCACCTTTGCTAATTTATTTGTCCAAATGATGTAACAAAGAAAGTGGAATAAGAGTTCATAAAACACAATCTGAAAATGTGAAGATGCAAAGTGAAATTAAAAGAGTAGGGCTAACATCTATGTTTTGTTTATTAGTTTATGGGTAGTTGTGATTTAACCAAATTGGCCAGTCTAGAGACAGGATGTATTTTTGGGTGACTTGAAGGAAAAGCTGTATGGTTTACTTATCTCAGCTAAACCATACTGTAGGAGGCAGTTCACTTTGGTGGTTGAAAACATATCTTAAACCCAGAGCTTTCCTCAAGagatgtacatgcatacagtacTTCTTTGGGTGAGTAATTACACTGAATCTTCACATTTCTTCCAGTGACAATTTCAATCGCTGCAGGATTGTTTGGTTTTCACACCCTTTCACACAGAAGTTACTAGAATTAGTCATAGTTCTAAATAGTTCTCTATGGACAGTTAAAACCATTGTGGATCAGAACTTCTTAGAATGAATGGAAGCTGTCCAAGAGCATAAATGTAAACTTCATTCTTGTATTAACAGCTTCCCAGGATGGATGAATCACCACTCCTGGTTATCTGCTAAAAACCTAAGCAGATATTTTCCCTTTACAAATATGCATACACTGTAGCATCCTggacagcattaaaacattttaaagcaatgtTCCACTGTAAAACAAAGTACTGCATATTCTTAAGGAACAGATATCACCAGGGGATAGGGATGAGAAACAAACCTGCTAACTTCTCGGTCCAAATGGAGAATAAGGCTGTTAGGTCAGTGGGTATGAACAGCACAATGGTGGTTTTGGACCAAATTGCCAAAGCATCGCTCAGAAGTAAGTGCTGTTACAATCTGTCTATTTCAGATATCTATATCCTGCACTTTTACAAAAAGTCGCAGGGCAGCTTACAAAGTTAAGATTTATCAGTAAAACAACAAACCAACATACCTCTTGACAAGCTGGCGCAAATAAAAGTCTTCATCAGCCATTAAAAaccgaggagggagggagctaaTATTTAGTATTGGGATTCAGAACAATAGTGGAATTAGCACAGATAAACATGGATGTATAATATTGTTGCTTTGAAATAGTAAGTGCACACAACCTCATTTACGGTTGCCAACTTCCTGTAGCTGGGGCCTCAATCCATCATTTGATCTGCAGCAATTAGCAGGTGATGATTTTTATCTCCAGGCCTGCACAAAGCTACACCTGCTAAATCCACCTATAAAGCTTCTGCGAAAAGCACAGAGCAGGCCAGATTGcgtccctccccctgccccagccagtTGGCAACCTAACCTCAGTCAGAGCAAGATAGACTGTTAGCAGATTaattacattttgtatttttctggcACCATGGCCTTTCTCAAACTAAATAAGAAATGACATGTTTAGGTCAAACTACTTTCTTTTCATAAAGTGGTTTGTGGTGTTCAGAATAACAAAGTCTGTCTCCTTAAGGGCAGATTGAGTGTCCATACAACTGTCTCTCCCTTTTGCATTGAACACCAGATGGGTTTTTACTTGGGAAACATTTGCACTTCGTCCCAGGCAATTACTGCTTCTTGTGCTTTCCATCTGCTAAGAGTAGAAAGCTGGTACTCTAGACTTGCCCTGAAAGAGGTCAACAGTGCTAGTGAGCATTggattttctctttgtttttaggaagagGAGAGTGGGAACCAATTGTAATCCCCTTCTTCCTTCACTGTCCTTTTATTGGAGTAATTAACTtgaagcttttatttatttatttatttatttatttaaaatagttataccctgcccctccagggcactactgctcagggcggctcacaacgatagacacagatacaataaataataaaattaactaaattttttaaaagtcagattaaaaaccacaattattaggttaaaattaaaactggaaattataaaaagctaaagaagctaaagaatctaccagatataacaaaactataatggaacattaaaaagcctccttttaaaggtgcgttttggggtgttttttaagaacactgggcggggggagcatggcaaagctcttcagggagggtgttccaaagctgaagggccacaaccgaaaaggccctgtctctagtccccgccaaccggatctctgttagtggcagggtcatgaacAGGGTCTGAGataatgagcagagggccctggcagattcatatgggcaaatgaggTCTGATGGGAACCCCAACCCCAatccgtgtagggctttaaaggtccataccagcaccttgaatctagcccggaagtggaccggtagccaatgaagctgacactgGATGGGTGTAATACTAGTGAAGCTATTGCAGCAATGCTGAGCCTTTTGTTTTATTGAACATGTGTTTTGGAGTAGAATTCTTACAGTGATGTGTACGTTTaccatttatattccacctttcttaCCCCATGGAACTCAAGGCGGCATacatgggattcccagatggtctcccatccagcACTGAGTAGACCTAGACTTGCtcagcttcagcaaagtggctgcatcatgtgccctcagaccatgtcCTAATAAGCATCGAGTAATCTATAATCTGATCCTATACATATTTATTAAATGGCATAGTAAGTTCCCTATTCAATGGAACTTACATTTCAGAATGTTCTATATTcaatggaacttgcttccaaAAGTGCCTTGGGATGCATCCACAGAAACCAGCATGTGTTCAGAAATGTTGACTACCTCGGTGTGTGTGGGCCTTTTGATTTAAAGAAAGTTGCTAGCTACAAGGTTGAATATATACATTTGAAAATGTTCAAGCAGTGCCTGATGACAATGTACAAGTTAGCAAAAGCTGTGTGGGAAAGGTTATCAACTGCATAGAAAAGTTTTCCATGATGAGGCAAATATCTCACTACCTGGGAGTATGATTTAGATGACAGATACTGAGCCTGTTCACATGTTCACATGGGTttggtttgtggggtgggggtgcagtaAAGAGCTCCTACCCTGGTCTCTACAGACAAGCAGAATCTCTGTTTGGGTCTGCATACTTAgtgcactctatctatctatctatcaaatttgtacaccgccccaaactttcatctctgggcagtttacaataacataaaaccagttaaaaacatatacaaaaaacttaaaaacaatttaacaatttaaaaataaaccagagattaaaacccaaaaatattaggaagctgagaaagcttgggcgaaaagatggtttttcaggtggtttttgaaacttgccagagatggggaggatcgtatctcagcagggagtgcattccacaatctcggggcagcgaccgagaaggcccgtctctgtgtagccaccatatGAATTGGCAGtaaactggagacggacctcctcagatgacctcaatgggcggtggggcttgtaatgaagaagatgctctcttaaatacccagggcctaagccgtttagggcttttaaagttataactagcactttgtatgtccggaaacttattggcagccagtgtaactccatcagtaaaggagtaacatggtctctctgagatgacccaaaaGCCCACCTGGCTGTctcgttctgaaccaactgaagtttccggactgtgTACAAAAGCAGCtgcacatagagcgcattacaaaagtcaagtatagaggttaccaacagatgtaccactgttttgaggtcattgatctcgagaaacgggcacagctggcgtatcagccagagctgatagaaagcacccctggccaccgcctcaacctgagaaaccagggagaggtgtgaatccagaagtatcttatctggattcagcttcagtttattctccctcatccagcccattactgcttccaggcaggcatttagtggaatatgccagctcctgaagaagctggcatggagaagtagatctgggtgtcatcagcgtactggtaacacccagctccaaatcccctgatgatcgctcccagcggtttcatgtagatgtttaaaagcattggaggaagtacggagccttgagggacaccagacttaaactcagattttgaagagcaactccagtcgacaccatctagaatctatctgagaggtaggagcagaaccactgtaaaacagtgcctcccacctccaataccctcagacgttccagaaggatactatggtcgatagtattgaaagccgccgagagatccaaaaggaccaacagaatcacacttcctctgtcaattcccaactggagatcatccatcaagctgactaaggcagtctccaccccatagcccgcccgaaaaccagtttgaaatgggtctagataatcagtttcctccaagaccgcctggagctgagaggccaccaccctttcaattaccttgcccagccatgggagtttggaaactggcctataattgctcaactctgagggatctaatgcaggcttctttagaagaggtctaatgattgcctccttaagacaaggaggcatcctcccctccctcagagaagcatttataatttccaccaggctgtgTACAACAACCTCTAtactagattgaacaagccatgttggacaggggtcaggagaacaagtggtaggcctcaccgctccaagcagcttgtccacatcctcaggagtcatgaactgaaaccgatccagtcgaatcacataagatcTGAGAATCACATAAGAATCACACATGACCTTGGCAGTAGTGGACTCAATTTCAGAAATTGGGAGCAGGGTCCTCCTAGGACTGAAGGAGCTATCCCAGCATGTATTGTGCTACCAGGAGACCGGAaaccctcattacatcatcagctGTCCCCGATTGGCCACAGAGGGGCAGGACCAGCCCTATTGAAGGCATTGCAAAagaccatagagtgtgctttgcagagtgccaTATTCACAGATTCCAGCCCCTGTAGCTACAGAGCTCTATTACAATTATGGCTGCTGCTTCCCAAGGCCTACTACCAAAGGCAAACAAACCCCGATGAACCAAAACGTAGTGGTAGGAGGGCTCATTTTTCGTCCTACCTGAGTTAAGAGCAGGTTAGAGGATCTGGGTCACCCAGATTTGAGCGTGCTGGATAGAAGGGATTCCTGTGGTTCACATGGACATAAATCCGTGGCTGTACTGCctcctaccctctttttcctggTCTTGAGAATGGCCTCAGATCATATCATCTGAAAATGAGAGTGGTGGAGAGATCTATGCATCTATTTCATATAAGCATGAACGTGAGAATCTATATTTCCACTGTGCAAAAACCTGGATGTGAACTTGATTTTACAAACATCAAGAGAGATTAAATCTTACTGTCTTCTATTTTCAGCATATATTTAGTGGACATGAAACTAAATGGCTTTGATAGTTCTTTGTGTATGGTTTTCATTCAGCTCAGCTGCCTTAACTAATTAAAAACCAATCAGAATTGAAGTCCTTAAAGACATGCATTTTATAGGAACATTTGTAAATGACACACTCCAATATATCATGACCAATAAGCAATCATTCACCAAATGAGCAATTTGGTGAAGGTGGAACTGTGTGTGTTCTTCCTTTGCTCCAATTGTATATTAACTGTTAATTTTAACCTAGGGAATAGAGCAGGGCCGCTCAACTGttgccttcctgcagatgttggcctacaattcccataatccctggctattggtcactgtggcttgggattatgggagttgtagttcagaaacactGGGGGCgggctaagttgaacaggcctggaatAGAGTTTGCTGGGGGAGTCACAGACTTTTGGGTGAAAGACACAGCACTATGCATTATACAATCGAGATAGGGGAAGGAGGAGTGGACATTGCATGGCTCCAGTTTGATCTAATTCATTCCTGTCCGAAGGCTTGCTGATTGGGCAATTTAGATGAGGGTCGCATCGGAACAGGAGCCCTTAGTCTGGAACAAGAGTCTTTACTCTGGAGCAAGCATTTCTGTCCCAGACTAAGGGACACTGATGTGAAGACCTGGAAAAAATCTGGAAGcaaatgggggtgaggggacaggTTTTCCCTGGGGGGAAATGTGCTTTCCCCATCCCTCTTGTGAAGCCCAGGCTTCACATCTCTAGATGTTACTGTGTTTAGATAATATTCCAAATATCTGCTGTTTAGGTGGTTTTTTTAGGTTGTAGATGATAAAATGGATTCCCCCAACGAAAGCTTGAAATAGACGAATTCGTCCCTTGAAGCCAAGGGTCTATACATGGTATCCATCTGGGTCTATACATGGTATCCAT carries:
- the ELK3 gene encoding ETS domain-containing protein Elk-3 isoform X1, producing the protein MGTILPLLESGWNTTTQWGQKHFCNLGYGSPVNIGWKILRTRVGHVQMLCPTGVHTPHYLQFLLYLLGMESAITLWQFLLQLLLDQKHEHLICWTSNDGEFKLLKAEEVAKLWGLRKNKTNMNYDKLSRALRYYYDKNIIKKVIGQKFVYKFVSFPEILKMDPHAVEISRESLLLQDSDCKMPLEGREQHKHSLSALKSTSRNEYIHSGLYSSFTINSLQNQPDTLKPIKTEKLEEKLEGTTPLEEVRTVIRFVTNKTDKQVMRPIVSLPSTSEAAAASAFLTSSVSAKISSLMLPNAASISSTSPSSSRSPSLSPNSPLPSEHRSLFLESSCQDSDSLEPLNLSSGSKTKSPSLPPKAKKPKGLEISAPPMVLSSTDLGSIALNSPALPSGSLTPAFFTAQTPNGLLLTPSPLLSSIHFWSSLSPVAPLSPARLQGPNTLFQFPTLLNGHIPVPIPSLDGASSPVLLSPNSHKS
- the ELK3 gene encoding ETS domain-containing protein Elk-3 isoform X5; amino-acid sequence: MESAITLWQFLLQLLLDQKHEHLICWTSNDGEFKLLKAEEVAKLWGLRKNKTNMNYDKLSRALRYYYDKNIIKKVIGQKFVYKFVSFPEILKMDPHAVEISRESLLLQDSDCKMPLEGREQHKHSLSALKSTSRNEYIHSGLYSSFTINSLQNQPDTLKPIKTEKLEEKLEGTTPLEEVRTVIRFVTNKTDKQVMRPIVSLPSTSEAAAASAFLTSSVSAKISSLMLPNAASISSTSPSSSRSPSLSPNSPLPSEHRSLFLESSCQDSDSLEPLNLSSGSKTKSPSLPPKAKKPKGLEISAPPMVLSSTDLGSIALNSPALPSGSLTPAFFTAQTPNGLLLTPSPLLSSIHFWSSLSPVAPLSPARLQGPNTLFQFPTLLNGHIPVPIPSLDGASSPVLLSPNSHKS
- the ELK3 gene encoding ETS domain-containing protein Elk-3 isoform X2, which codes for MLCPTGVHTPHYLQFLLYLLGMESAITLWQFLLQLLLDQKHEHLICWTSNDGEFKLLKAEEVAKLWGLRKNKTNMNYDKLSRALRYYYDKNIIKKVIGQKFVYKFVSFPEILKMDPHAVEISRESLLLQDSDCKMPLEGREQHKHSLSALKSTSRNEYIHSGLYSSFTINSLQNQPDTLKPIKTEKLEEKLEGTTPLEEVRTVIRFVTNKTDKQVMRPIVSLPSTSEAAAASAFLTSSVSAKISSLMLPNAASISSTSPSSSRSPSLSPNSPLPSEHRSLFLESSCQDSDSLEPLNLSSGSKTKSPSLPPKAKKPKGLEISAPPMVLSSTDLGSIALNSPALPSGSLTPAFFTAQTPNGLLLTPSPLLSSIHFWSSLSPVAPLSPARLQGPNTLFQFPTLLNGHIPVPIPSLDGASSPVLLSPNSHKS
- the ELK3 gene encoding ETS domain-containing protein Elk-3 isoform X4; amino-acid sequence: MGMESAITLWQFLLQLLLDQKHEHLICWTSNDGEFKLLKAEEVAKLWGLRKNKTNMNYDKLSRALRYYYDKNIIKKVIGQKFVYKFVSFPEILKMDPHAVEISRESLLLQDSDCKMPLEGREQHKHSLSALKSTSRNEYIHSGLYSSFTINSLQNQPDTLKPIKTEKLEEKLEGTTPLEEVRTVIRFVTNKTDKQVMRPIVSLPSTSEAAAASAFLTSSVSAKISSLMLPNAASISSTSPSSSRSPSLSPNSPLPSEHRSLFLESSCQDSDSLEPLNLSSGSKTKSPSLPPKAKKPKGLEISAPPMVLSSTDLGSIALNSPALPSGSLTPAFFTAQTPNGLLLTPSPLLSSIHFWSSLSPVAPLSPARLQGPNTLFQFPTLLNGHIPVPIPSLDGASSPVLLSPNSHKS
- the ELK3 gene encoding ETS domain-containing protein Elk-3 isoform X3; this encodes MSHCSSQRNSVVFSFSGMESAITLWQFLLQLLLDQKHEHLICWTSNDGEFKLLKAEEVAKLWGLRKNKTNMNYDKLSRALRYYYDKNIIKKVIGQKFVYKFVSFPEILKMDPHAVEISRESLLLQDSDCKMPLEGREQHKHSLSALKSTSRNEYIHSGLYSSFTINSLQNQPDTLKPIKTEKLEEKLEGTTPLEEVRTVIRFVTNKTDKQVMRPIVSLPSTSEAAAASAFLTSSVSAKISSLMLPNAASISSTSPSSSRSPSLSPNSPLPSEHRSLFLESSCQDSDSLEPLNLSSGSKTKSPSLPPKAKKPKGLEISAPPMVLSSTDLGSIALNSPALPSGSLTPAFFTAQTPNGLLLTPSPLLSSIHFWSSLSPVAPLSPARLQGPNTLFQFPTLLNGHIPVPIPSLDGASSPVLLSPNSHKS